A single genomic interval of Brevundimonas diminuta harbors:
- a CDS encoding TetR/AcrR family transcriptional regulator, with translation MSTKGPVKRRRGALAREEALEAARDLLLTGGPAAVTLKAVGERMGVGHANLIHHFGSAAGLQGALMDAMVRDLAQRIEAGLNEGVGEGRDGVEPGRLMSVVFDAFGPGGASQMAAWLALAREQGRAESFAEVVRDLAERLAAMAPDDPKAAERAKALVVTAAYMAFAEGLIGDILTPMLGAPEGLGRDLALKLTATLLAEP, from the coding sequence ATGTCAACTAAGGGTCCGGTGAAGCGACGACGCGGGGCGTTGGCGCGCGAAGAGGCGCTGGAGGCGGCGCGCGACTTGCTGCTGACCGGCGGGCCGGCGGCGGTGACGCTGAAGGCGGTGGGCGAGCGGATGGGCGTGGGCCACGCCAATCTGATCCATCATTTCGGCTCGGCGGCCGGGCTTCAGGGCGCGCTGATGGATGCGATGGTGCGCGATCTGGCGCAACGGATCGAGGCGGGTCTGAACGAGGGTGTGGGCGAAGGGCGCGACGGCGTCGAGCCGGGGCGGTTGATGAGCGTGGTGTTCGACGCCTTTGGACCAGGTGGCGCCTCGCAGATGGCGGCTTGGCTGGCGCTGGCGCGCGAGCAGGGGCGGGCGGAGAGCTTCGCCGAGGTGGTGCGCGATCTGGCCGAGCGGCTGGCGGCCATGGCGCCCGATGATCCCAAGGCGGCCGAGCGGGCCAAGGCCCTGGTGGTGACGGCGGCCTATATGGCCTTCGCTGAGGGGCTGATCGGGGATATCCTGACGCCGATGCTGGGCGCGCCGGAGGGGCTGGGCCGTGACCTGGCGCTGAAGCTGACCGCGACACTTTTGGCCGAACCGTAA
- a CDS encoding metal-dependent hydrolase produces the protein MAKSATPADLQIKPRDLHIDREAPTPRWWLNDDPFGTAVMNALSLTFPDGERFFIQSVKRFAKDAPPALAADIRAFTVQEGAHTREHMAFNAITERAGYDTAEIEAYVTARLDIARARPALAQLAATMALEHFTAAFAHRLLADPELLKGSPHDLARLWRWHSIEEIEHKGVAYDVFLHATRDLSPLKRWRIRRWAMFLTTLLFTRTVRETTFMLLKQDGIVGWRARLGLFRWLWLKPGLYRRMIGDYLAFYKPDFHPWQVDDRDLIADAEAGLAQPA, from the coding sequence ATGGCGAAATCCGCCACCCCCGCCGACCTCCAGATCAAGCCGCGCGACCTGCATATCGACCGCGAGGCTCCGACGCCACGCTGGTGGCTGAACGACGATCCGTTCGGCACCGCCGTGATGAACGCCCTCAGCCTGACCTTTCCCGACGGCGAGCGGTTCTTCATCCAGTCGGTCAAGCGGTTCGCCAAGGACGCGCCCCCGGCTTTGGCCGCCGACATCCGCGCCTTCACGGTCCAAGAGGGCGCCCACACCCGCGAACACATGGCGTTCAACGCCATCACCGAACGCGCCGGTTATGACACAGCCGAGATCGAGGCCTATGTCACCGCCCGTCTCGACATCGCCCGCGCCCGTCCGGCCTTGGCCCAGTTGGCGGCGACCATGGCGCTGGAGCATTTCACCGCCGCCTTCGCCCATCGGCTGCTGGCCGATCCGGAGCTGCTGAAGGGCTCGCCCCACGACCTGGCCCGCCTGTGGCGCTGGCACTCCATCGAGGAGATCGAGCACAAGGGCGTGGCCTATGACGTCTTCCTGCACGCGACCCGAGACCTTAGTCCCCTGAAGCGCTGGCGCATCCGCCGCTGGGCCATGTTCCTGACGACCCTGCTGTTCACCCGCACGGTGCGCGAGACAACCTTCATGCTGCTGAAGCAGGACGGCATCGTCGGCTGGCGCGCGCGTCTGGGCCTGTTCCGTTGGCTGTGGCTGAAGCCGGGCCTGTATCGCCGGATGATCGGCGACTACCTGGCCTTCTACAAACCCGATTTCCACCCGTGGCAGGTCGACGACCGCGACCTCATCGCGGACGCGGAGGCCGGCCTGGCCCAACCGGCCTGA
- a CDS encoding GNAT family N-acetyltransferase, whose amino-acid sequence MALLDWMSDVAGPVIRGDGVMLRPPRAADYAAWSTLRDGSRDYLQPWEPAWPEDDLTKAAFRRRLSIYAREMELGNAWPFFVFVQDGKTLAGAVTLSNVRRGVAETGTLGYWIGQPFSGQGVATAGVRAVVGYAFDKLKLHRLEAACLPTNHGSRRVLEKSGFHNEGRARAYLKINGEWADHLLFGLVEDER is encoded by the coding sequence ATGGCGCTTCTGGACTGGATGAGCGATGTAGCCGGCCCCGTGATCCGGGGGGACGGCGTGATGCTGCGCCCGCCGCGCGCGGCCGATTACGCCGCCTGGTCCACGCTGCGCGACGGCTCGCGCGACTATCTGCAGCCTTGGGAGCCGGCCTGGCCCGAGGACGACCTGACCAAGGCGGCCTTCCGGCGCCGGCTGTCGATCTATGCGCGCGAGATGGAGCTGGGCAACGCCTGGCCCTTCTTCGTCTTCGTGCAGGACGGCAAGACCCTGGCCGGAGCGGTGACCCTGTCGAACGTGCGGCGCGGCGTCGCCGAGACGGGGACGCTGGGCTATTGGATCGGCCAGCCGTTTTCCGGTCAGGGCGTGGCGACGGCGGGCGTTCGGGCCGTGGTCGGATACGCCTTCGACAAGCTGAAGCTGCACCGGCTGGAGGCGGCCTGCCTGCCCACCAACCACGGGTCGCGACGGGTGCTGGAGAAATCCGGCTTTCACAACGAAGGTCGGGCTCGCGCTTATTTGAAAATTAACGGCGAGTGGGCAGACCATTTGTTGTTCGGCCTGGTCGAGGACGAGCGTTGA
- a CDS encoding DUF1800 domain-containing protein translates to MASSPTDAAVALTRLGLGARPGEIDRVAADPRGWATAQIRPQGAPQPSGQFADTAERVAQYIDYQSDAGLVRLDRRAAAPATAEAAPSPAPAFGMPDAADPQAVARREARQAARRDITQDTAQEFLARAQLGATTNDGFAERWALFWSNALTVSAAKFASGAFVGQYEREAIRPHVFGRFEDLVLAAEQHPAMLLYLDQARSVGPDSMAGARRNAGLNENLAREMMELHTVGADGGYTQADVTELARALTGWSIPAARDQRQPKRPRRARNMAAQAEPGPDGFVFRANVHEPGSRTVMGKTYPAAGLAQGQAILRDLARHPATGKRLSRRLAAHFVADDPPPALVARLETAWTGSGGDLAQVARALVEAPETWTPQPAKIKTPYDFIVSANRALGTRPQRIQPLRQALLDMGQPPFAPPSPEGWPDTAADWAGPDALVKRLNWSRTAADLAQASDPNAVAAAALGPRLGERTRLAVARAESRPEALTLLFMSPEFQRR, encoded by the coding sequence ATGGCTTCATCACCGACCGACGCCGCCGTCGCCCTGACCCGCCTGGGGCTGGGCGCCCGGCCTGGCGAGATCGACCGCGTCGCCGCCGATCCGCGCGGCTGGGCCACTGCCCAGATTCGTCCCCAAGGCGCGCCACAGCCTTCGGGCCAGTTCGCCGACACCGCCGAACGCGTCGCCCAATACATCGACTATCAGAGCGACGCCGGCCTAGTCCGCCTCGACCGACGCGCCGCCGCTCCGGCGACGGCCGAGGCCGCACCCTCCCCTGCCCCCGCTTTCGGTATGCCGGACGCCGCCGATCCGCAGGCCGTCGCCCGGCGCGAAGCCCGTCAGGCCGCCCGCCGCGACATCACCCAGGACACCGCGCAGGAGTTCCTGGCCCGCGCCCAGCTCGGCGCGACCACCAACGACGGTTTCGCCGAGCGCTGGGCCCTGTTCTGGTCGAACGCCCTGACCGTCTCGGCCGCCAAATTCGCCAGCGGCGCCTTCGTCGGTCAGTACGAGCGTGAGGCCATCCGCCCCCATGTCTTCGGCCGGTTCGAGGATCTGGTCCTGGCCGCCGAACAGCATCCCGCCATGCTGCTCTATCTGGATCAGGCCCGATCGGTCGGTCCCGACAGCATGGCCGGCGCGCGCCGCAACGCCGGTCTGAATGAAAACCTGGCCCGCGAGATGATGGAGTTGCACACGGTCGGCGCTGACGGGGGCTACACCCAGGCCGATGTCACTGAACTGGCGCGCGCCCTGACCGGCTGGTCGATCCCCGCCGCCCGCGATCAACGTCAGCCCAAGCGTCCGCGCCGCGCGCGCAACATGGCCGCCCAGGCCGAGCCCGGTCCCGACGGCTTCGTCTTCCGCGCCAATGTCCACGAACCCGGCTCCCGTACGGTGATGGGCAAGACCTATCCGGCGGCAGGCCTGGCCCAGGGTCAGGCCATCCTGCGAGACCTGGCCCGGCATCCGGCGACGGGCAAACGCCTGTCGCGCCGTCTCGCCGCTCATTTCGTCGCCGACGATCCGCCGCCCGCTCTGGTCGCACGGCTGGAAACGGCCTGGACCGGCTCCGGCGGCGACCTGGCCCAGGTCGCCCGCGCCCTGGTCGAGGCGCCCGAGACCTGGACGCCCCAGCCGGCCAAGATCAAGACGCCGTACGACTTCATCGTCTCGGCCAACCGCGCGCTGGGCACGCGACCGCAGCGGATCCAGCCGTTGCGCCAGGCCCTGCTCGACATGGGCCAGCCGCCGTTCGCGCCCCCGTCGCCCGAGGGCTGGCCCGACACGGCCGCCGACTGGGCCGGCCCCGACGCCCTGGTCAAACGGCTGAACTGGTCGCGCACCGCCGCCGATCTGGCGCAGGCGAGCGATCCAAACGCGGTCGCCGCAGCCGCCCTCGGCCCGCGCCTCGGCGAACGCACCCGCC